TGCAGGCACCATTGTATCTCCCTTGAACTTGGAAGGGCAAAGGGGGATTAGGGATATATTCATTACCCATTCCCATCTCGATCATATAAAGGATATCTTCTTTTTGGCCAACAACCTCTTTGAAGAAAAGGGAAGAAGGATAAAGATATATAGCACGGAAGGGATACTGAATGAGCTTAGGAGACACTTCATAAATGGGGTCATATGCCCTGATTTTACCTCCATTTCCCCAAAAGGGGGCCTTGTTCTCAGCTTTGAGGCGATAAGGGAGGGGAAACTCTGTCCCTTGCCCCAGGGGCTAAGCTTCAGGGCGGAAAGGGTCGATCATAAAGTAGAGGCAGTCGGCTATATAATAAGATGTGATCATGGTCACGTCGTCTACACCGGGGACACAGGGCCAACAGAGCATATATGGAAGGTCTGTAATAAATTAGGAAACTTGTTGGCCATCTTCATAGAATGTTCCTTCCCGAATGAGCTCCAGGAGTTGGCAAACCTCTCTGGTCATCTCACCCCCCAGACCATGGCCAAGGAGCTGGAGAAGCTGAAGGAGAAGGATTACCCCGTTTTTGTCTTCCACATGAAGCCCCAATACCTTGAGACCATCAAGGAGGAGATCAGCGCCCTGCATGATGGGAGGATCTCTATCCTGACACAGGAAGAGGAAATCGACCTCTGAAGGGGAGGGTAAATGGCGTGGTTTAAGAAGAAGGAGGCCGCTCCTGAGGAGGGGAAGGCAGTAGATGCCTTATGGTCTAAGTGCAATGTCTGCAATGAAATTATCTACAAGAAGGAGCTTGAGCGCAACCTCAACGTTTGTCCCAAATGCAGCTATCACTTTCCCATCTCTGCACAGAAGAGGCTCGCCATCGTGGCTGACAAGGGTAGTTTCAGGGAGTTGGACCGAGGGTTGGCCCCGATAGATCCCATTCACTTCCGAGACCGAAAGAGATATTCTGAAAGGCTGAAGGATGCACAGAGACAAACGGGTTTGAAGGATGCCTTCATCACCGGGAGAGTGAAGATCAATGAGTCCCCAGCAATGATAGGGGTCTTTGACTTTGGCTTTTTGGGGGGAAGCCTGGGCTCAGTGGCAGGGGAGAAGATTGCCAGGATGGTTGAGAAGGCCGTGGAGGAAAGGGTAGGGGTGGTAATTTTCACCTCCTCTGGAGGGGCGAGGATGCAGGAGGGGATCCTTTCCCTCATGCAGATGGCCAAGACCAGTGCCGCCCTATCCCTATTAAGAAAGGAGAGATTGCCATATATCTCTATCCTAACAGATCCCACCACTGGCGGAGTTACCGCTAGCTTTGGGATGTTGGGGGATATAATTGTGGCCGAGCCAGGGGCCTTGATAGGATTCGCCGGTCCTCGTGTCATCAAGGAGACCATCAAAACCGACCTCCCACCTGGGTTTCAAAGGGCGGAGTACCTCCTCAAACATGGGATGATAGATCTCATTGTAGAGCGAGGGAAGTTAAAAGAGGTATTAGGAAAGTTATTAAAACTCTTTTACCACTGAGGATAGCCACCCCTAATCCAACCCTCCATGAATTATCAGGAGACACTGGCATATCTTTATGGCCTGGAGAGATTCGGGATGGTCTTCGGCTTGGAGAACATCTCCAGTCTCTTACAGGCCCTGGGGGATCCCCACAGAGGTTTGAAGGTAATCCATGTTGGGGGGACCAATGGAAAGGGGTCGGTAAGCGCCATGATGGCCTCTATCTTACAGGAGGAGGGATACAAGGTGGGTCTTTATACCTCCCCTCACCTTGTAGACTTTACCGAAAGGATCCAAATAAACAGAGCCGAGATATCCTGGGAAGAGGTGGTGAGGCTAACGGATTTGCTGCGCAGCAGGGTCGAAGAGGAGGGCATCCCCCAACGATTTACCTTCTTTGATTTCACCACCGCCTTGGCCATCTATTACTTTTCCCAACAGGAGGTAGATTTGTGCATCTTGGAGGTAGGGCTGGGGGGGAGATTGGACTCCACCAATATAGCTAACCCCCTTATCGCGGTGATCACCAATGTGGAGAGAGATCATTTTCAAATCCTTGGGGAGAGGATTGAGGATATCGCGAGAGAGAAGGCAGGGATTGTGAAAAATGGGGTTCCCCTGATAAGTGGGGCCACCCAGCCAGAGGTCATACAGGTCCTGGAGGAGGAATGCAAGAAGAAAAAGGCCCCAATGAGATTGGCAAGCAGGGATTTTTTGGGGGAAAGGGTTGCTCCCAGGACCCTCAACTTCCGCGGTCGCAGATGGAGATCAGAGGGAGTAAAGTTAGGGGTAGCAGGCTCTTATCAGATCGACAACGCCACAGTGGCCCTGGGTGCCTTAGAGGTGTTAGAAAAGATGGGATATGGGGTACGTAAGAAATCAGTCTATGAAGGTCTGGGAAAGATCCGTTGGCCAGGGAGGTTGGAACTCGTCCAAAGGTCACCCCAGATCCTCCTCGATGGTGCTCACAACTCTGCCGCAGCCAGGTCGTTGCGGAAGGCCCTGCAGGAAGAGTTTGACTATGGCCACCTCTTTATGGTAGTGGGGATCATGGAGGACAAAGAAGTTCCCACCATCTTGGCGGAATTGGCCCCTTTAGCAGATCTGCTGGTTGCCTCTAGGCCCCACAATCCCCGTGCGATGTCCCCCCAAAGGATAGCCGAAATTGCCCAAACCTATTGTAAGGAGGTAAAGGTGATTGAGGAGGTAGAGGAGGCAGTGGGGTATTTGCGAGAGGTGGCCCAGAAGGATGACTTGATCTTGGCTACTGGCTCCTTATTTACGGTGGGGGAGGCGAGAAACTACCTTGCGAGCAAGGGACAGACATGAAAGAGTTCCCCTTTCACCCCTTTGTCTTGCTGGCCTTCATCCTCATCATCTTCTCCTTTTCTCTGGTACCTCAGAAGACCATCGGATTCGAACCCCGCTTTAGGGCTGAGGGACCCATCCAAATGGAGGCGGACAGGCTCACGTACGATCAAAAGGGGGGCTTTATCTCTATGGAGGGGGAGGTGGAGATAGTTCACAAGGGTGCCTCGGTGCGGGCCGATAAGGTAATATTTTATACTGAGACTAAAGATGTGGTGGCTGAGGGAAGGGTGGTCTTGAAGGAAGGGGAGGACGTCCTGCGCTGCGATCGACTGGAGTTTAATATAGAAACGAAGAAGGGAATGGTATATGAGGGCAGGATCTTCCTCAAGAAAAAGAACTTTCACATCACCGGTAGCAGGGCCGAGAAGTTAGGGGAGATGCAATATCGAGTATATGATGCTACCCTGACCTCCTGTGATGAGAAGGTACCCTCCTGGAAGTTCTCGGCAAAGCGATTGGATGTGGAGGTCGAGGGTTGGGCCAAAGGGTGGTGGCCCGGTTTCCACGTGAAGAATGTCCCCGTCCTCTATTTCCCCTGGGCCATCTTTCCGGTAAAGAGGGAGAGGCAGAGTGGTTTCCTTTTTCCCGAATTTAGCAACTCAAGCAAATGGGGACCTGAGATCACAATCCCTTTTTACTGGGCCATCGCACCCAACCAAGATGCCACCTTTTATCTACAGCGCATCGGAGATTCCAGGGGGAGGGGCTTTAAAGAGGGGGCCGAGTACAGATATGCCCTAAGCAGGAGGACCCAAGGCAAGATAAAGGGTTTTTACATCTGGGATGAACGGGAGGATGATTCCCGCTGGTCCATCTTCTTTGACCATGACCAGAGATCTCCCGAGGGATATTACCTGAAGGCGGATGTAAACTGGGTAAGCGACAAGGAATATCCTGTCGATTTCGATGAGGACATCCCGGGTGAGGCCCTGATAGATGTCAGGTCGAGCAACCAATTGGAATCCAACCTCTCCCTCGGCAAAAATTGGAAATGGGGGACGCTGGGGGCGGAATTCTCCTACTTCCGGGACCTCACAGTACACAGTAACCGCTCTACCATGCAGAGGCTTCCCCAGGCAACCTTTCAGATCTTCCAAGACCAGTTTCCTCGCACCCCCCTCTTCTATGAGTTGGAGGCCCAAGGTACCCATTTCTGGCGCCAGGAAGGGATAAGGGGGGGGAGGATAGATATCTATCCTAAGATCTCAGTTCCTTTAAGGCCCTTTGATATCTTGCGGTTTGAGCCATGGGTAGGCTACAGGGAGACCATCTACTTTCCCGATAATGACCCGGAAGGGAGGAAAGACGAGGTCACCAGCCGTGAGATATACGATGTAGGGGCAACACTTGCCACCACCATCAGTAAGCTATATTCATTAAAAGGGCGAAGAGTCAAAAAGCTGAGGCATCTCATAGAGCCTGAAATAGTTTACACCTATATTCCTAAGGTGGATCAGACGGACAACCCCTATTTTGACGACCTGGACTATATCCCCCGTGAAAATACGGTTACCTGGAACCTTACCAACCGCCTGATAGGCAAGGTGGTGGATGAAAAGGGGGGGGTTACTTACCCTGAGTACCTCTACTTGAAGTTTTATCAAAGCTATGATTTTTTCCCCCATCTTACTTCTGAGGAACGCCTCTCTAATCTGGGGGCAGAAATGAGATTTGCACCCTTTACGTGGTTATCTGGAACGATGGATGCAGAGTACAACCACCATCATAGCCGTCTGGACCTCTTCAATGCGGGTGTCAACATCGCCGATAAAAGGGGAGATTGTCTAGGGGTGGAGTACAGGTTCAGCAAAGACGAGGTGGAAGAACTCAATGCGGAGCTCTTGGTTCATGTCATAAAACCCCTTGATCTTTTCTTCTCGTATCGGCATAATCTCCTCGATGATGTCAGGATAGAGACGGTCTATGGCCTTGATTACCATCACCAATGTTGGGAGATATCCCTTAGACTGTGTGATATAAACCGTTCTCCTGATGAATTGAGGGACAACGAGCTGAAGGTGATGGTCTATGTCACCCTATCGGGGATAGGGAGGACTAAGATCCAATAAGGAGGTTTGGGGATGAAGGGGGTCATTTTGGCCGGTGGTTTGGGTACGCGCATGTATCCCTTGACCAAGATCACCAACAAACACCTCTTGCCAGTATACAACAAACCGATGATCTACTATCCCCTGCAGACCCTCATCAATGCCGGTATAGAGGACATCCTCATTGTCACTGGAGGAAACAATGCCGGGGACTTCCTGAGGCTTTTGGGCAATGGGAATGAATTCGGGCTCAAACATATCAACTATACCTATCAGGAGGGAGAAGGGGGGATCGCGGCAGCCCTCAGCCTAGCTGAGTTCTTTGCGGCTAAGGATAAGATCTGCGTTATCCTGGGGGACAACGTCATTGAAAAAAACATCAGGAGGGCTGTAGAGATCTTTGGGCGACAAAAGGAGGGGGCCAAGATCATGATAAAGGAGGTCCTTGATCCCCAGAGGTTTGGCGTACCTGTCTTAGAGGGGGATAAGATAGTCAAAATAGAAGAAAAGCCCAAGGTCCCCAAGTCAAAATACTCGGTAACGGGGATCTACATGTACGACAATACAGTATTTGACATCATCAAGACCCTTAAGCCCTCGGGTAGGGGGGAGCTGGAGATAACCGACGTGAACAACGCCTATATCGAGAGGGGCCAGTTGACCTGGGAGATCTTGGATGGTTGGTGGACGGATGCGGGGACCTTCGACTCCCTGCTGAGGGCCAGCCAACTGGTGGCCGAGACAGGGGCCAACAAATTGGATTGAGGATGGTCATGATCGCCGGGGTAAAGGTTGAGAGGCTTAAGGTCATCCCTGACGAGAGGGGTAGACTGATGGAGATCTTGCGCAGTGATGACGAGATCTTTAATAAATTTGGCCAGGTCTATATGACCACCACCTATCCCAATGTGGTCAAGGCATGGCACTACCATAAGATCCAAACCGATAATGTGGCGGTGGTGAAGGGGATGCTTAAACTGGTCCTCTATGATCAGCGGGAGGGCTCACCCACCAAAGGGGAGATAAACGAGTTCTTTATTGGCGAGCACAACCCCATCCTGGTGCAGATCCCCAAAGAGGTCTATCATGGGTGGATGTGCATCAGTGAGACAGAGGCAATAGTGATCAACATCCCCACCGAGGTCTACAACAGGGAAGAACCTGACGAGCACCGCATCCATCCCCACGACAATGACATCCCTTATGAGTGGGCGAGAAAAGATGGCTGAGGAAAAGACCATCCTGGTAACCGGTGGATGTGGCTTTATCGGAAGCAATTTCATCCACTACATGGTAGAGAAATATCAGAGCTATCGAATCATCAATCTGGACAAATTGACCTATTGTGGCAACTTGGACAACCTCTGCGAACTAATCCATCATCCCCATTATACCTTTATCAAAGGAGACATCGCGGACAGGGAGAAGGTGAGGAGGATCCTCCAGAAGGAGAGGGTCGATGTTATAGTAAACTTTGCCGCTGAATCCCATGTGGACAGGAGCATCGAGGACCCCGATCTGTTTTTGCGGACCAATATCTTGGGAACGCAGGTCTTATTGGAGGGGGCGCAGGAGATGGAAGTCCCCCTCTTTATCCAGATATCCACGGACGAGGTATATGGCTCCCTGGGGCCCACCGGTCTTTTTCGCGAGACAACCTACCTGAGGCCCAACAGCCCCTATGCGGCGAGCAAGGCCGCTGCCGATCTCTTGGTCAGGGCCTATATTAAGACCTACGGTATGGCTGCCATCATCACCCGTTGCTCAAACAACTACGGGCCATATCAATTTCCGGAAAAGCTGATCCCTCTGATGATCAGCAATGCCCTGGAGGACAAAGAACTCCCGATCTACGGTGATGGGTTAAACGTCAGGGACTGGATATATGTAGAGGATCACTGCCGGGCCATAGACCTCATACTCCATAACGGCAGCAGCGGCGAGATATACAATATCGGCGCAGCCTGCGAGCGGACCAATCTACAAGTTATTAGGACCATTTTGGAGACATTGAACAAACCAGAGTCCTTGATCCGCTTTGTCAAAGACCGGCCCGGGCATGACCGAAGGTACGCCATGAACTCCTCCAAATTGCAGGAGGAGCTGGGTTGGCAGCCGGAGGTAAGGTTTGAGGAGGGAATAAAACAAACTATAAATTGGTACATAGATCACCAAGATTGGTGGCAGAGGATAAAGACAGGGGAATATATGGAATATTATGAACGGATGTATGGGAATAGGTGAGATGAACCACTGAGCCTTTTTGCCGAAAGGCTGTCTCTTGGAAGGGTAGTCTATCCTATAGAACCTGATTCTTTCAGCCTTATCTCCGTGCACATCCCATGTTTACCCTGTCAATTCTGTTTGCTGAGTTTACTCTTTTTTACCCGTTTTTTTACTTCTGAACCTTTAAGTGCAAAAAAGAGTAATACCGTCACCCCTATAACGCCAATTGAACGTATTAGGGCAGTCCAAGGAGCTATTATGGGCTGTAACTGAGCAAGATCCGCAGTAGGCTTTGCGTGCGTACCTTGCACGATTACTAATTGGGGGGTTGTCAAAATAGCTATGACTAAGGCAATAGCCCCTAATACAAGAATGATCCTTTGGTAAATACTCATAAACACCCTCCTTTTTATCTATTTGTTTCGTAATAAGGTTAGAGTTATGTTGTTTGTTAGTTCTAGTTACGCCTAGAAGAATACGTATATCAAGCATTAGTTCAAAATGTAGCCATTGTCAAGCAAAACCTTGGGCAGCTATCCCTGATATTAGACCCCTTCCTTGGTTTATATGCCTCAAAAATCCTCCACATTTGCCATGAGAGGGCCTATATCGTTGGGGTCTAACCAACAAACTTGTGAAGAAATTGAGGAAAAATGGGGGGAAAGTTGATGATACGCGTACCTCATTCATACCCCAAATGTTGAATGAATAAGGCTTAGGATCTTATTCCTAAGCCTTTAAAAATGTTGATTTTATTTTTTGGCAAAATTGGAGCGGGCAACGGGATTCGAACCCGCGACCCCAAGCTTGGGAAGCTTGTGCTCTACCTACTGAGCTATGCCCGCTTATAAATAAAATAAATTATTCCCTCCTCCTTTGTCAATACCCAAACCCTCATGAGGGTTTGCCCTCAGCCAGCCATAAAAATACGCCTTCCCCAAACTTTTGTCTTCCTTTGAGGGGGTAAACCCCCTCAATCACCCCCAAAAAGAGGTATATTCTTTGTTTTGTGGGTTTCAGGGGGCATTGCCCCCTGAAGTAAGGCCGAAAAATACCGCAGGGTCGAGGCATTTTTAAGCTTTTCACCGTACCTTGACATTTTCACGGTGAAAATAATGGGGATCATCAGCTGATGATCCCCGCCTCTTCCCTTTGCATAGCCCCTCCTTTATGTTATCTGTGGATGTTATTCCTCTTGGAGGCCTTCAAGGGGTTGATCTTCCTTTCATTGTTCTTGTTCTGTTCCTTCTTAACATGGGTGGCTAGGGAGCAGGGGCTGTTGAGCCACTTCAGCCGAGGCTCGCTATAGGTATTGCAATAGAGACCAGTGGGATATTCAACCACGCGATCGCACCCTCGGCATTCCTCTACAATGGGATAGCATTTCCCTCC
The nucleotide sequence above comes from Deltaproteobacteria bacterium. Encoded proteins:
- a CDS encoding 3',5'-cyclic-nucleotide phosphodiesterase encodes the protein MRIKVLGCYGTEFLQYKSCGFLIDNSVMLDAGTIVSPLNLEGQRGIRDIFITHSHLDHIKDIFFLANNLFEEKGRRIKIYSTEGILNELRRHFINGVICPDFTSISPKGGLVLSFEAIREGKLCPLPQGLSFRAERVDHKVEAVGYIIRCDHGHVVYTGDTGPTEHIWKVCNKLGNLLAIFIECSFPNELQELANLSGHLTPQTMAKELEKLKEKDYPVFVFHMKPQYLETIKEEISALHDGRISILTQEEEIDL
- a CDS encoding acetyl-CoA carboxylase carboxyltransferase subunit beta; translated protein: MAWFKKKEAAPEEGKAVDALWSKCNVCNEIIYKKELERNLNVCPKCSYHFPISAQKRLAIVADKGSFRELDRGLAPIDPIHFRDRKRYSERLKDAQRQTGLKDAFITGRVKINESPAMIGVFDFGFLGGSLGSVAGEKIARMVEKAVEERVGVVIFTSSGGARMQEGILSLMQMAKTSAALSLLRKERLPYISILTDPTTGGVTASFGMLGDIIVAEPGALIGFAGPRVIKETIKTDLPPGFQRAEYLLKHGMIDLIVERGKLKEVLGKLLKLFYH
- a CDS encoding bifunctional folylpolyglutamate synthase/dihydrofolate synthase; the encoded protein is MVFGLENISSLLQALGDPHRGLKVIHVGGTNGKGSVSAMMASILQEEGYKVGLYTSPHLVDFTERIQINRAEISWEEVVRLTDLLRSRVEEEGIPQRFTFFDFTTALAIYYFSQQEVDLCILEVGLGGRLDSTNIANPLIAVITNVERDHFQILGERIEDIAREKAGIVKNGVPLISGATQPEVIQVLEEECKKKKAPMRLASRDFLGERVAPRTLNFRGRRWRSEGVKLGVAGSYQIDNATVALGALEVLEKMGYGVRKKSVYEGLGKIRWPGRLELVQRSPQILLDGAHNSAAARSLRKALQEEFDYGHLFMVVGIMEDKEVPTILAELAPLADLLVASRPHNPRAMSPQRIAEIAQTYCKEVKVIEEVEEAVGYLREVAQKDDLILATGSLFTVGEARNYLASKGQT
- a CDS encoding LPS-assembly protein LptD; amino-acid sequence: MKEFPFHPFVLLAFILIIFSFSLVPQKTIGFEPRFRAEGPIQMEADRLTYDQKGGFISMEGEVEIVHKGASVRADKVIFYTETKDVVAEGRVVLKEGEDVLRCDRLEFNIETKKGMVYEGRIFLKKKNFHITGSRAEKLGEMQYRVYDATLTSCDEKVPSWKFSAKRLDVEVEGWAKGWWPGFHVKNVPVLYFPWAIFPVKRERQSGFLFPEFSNSSKWGPEITIPFYWAIAPNQDATFYLQRIGDSRGRGFKEGAEYRYALSRRTQGKIKGFYIWDEREDDSRWSIFFDHDQRSPEGYYLKADVNWVSDKEYPVDFDEDIPGEALIDVRSSNQLESNLSLGKNWKWGTLGAEFSYFRDLTVHSNRSTMQRLPQATFQIFQDQFPRTPLFYELEAQGTHFWRQEGIRGGRIDIYPKISVPLRPFDILRFEPWVGYRETIYFPDNDPEGRKDEVTSREIYDVGATLATTISKLYSLKGRRVKKLRHLIEPEIVYTYIPKVDQTDNPYFDDLDYIPRENTVTWNLTNRLIGKVVDEKGGVTYPEYLYLKFYQSYDFFPHLTSEERLSNLGAEMRFAPFTWLSGTMDAEYNHHHSRLDLFNAGVNIADKRGDCLGVEYRFSKDEVEELNAELLVHVIKPLDLFFSYRHNLLDDVRIETVYGLDYHHQCWEISLRLCDINRSPDELRDNELKVMVYVTLSGIGRTKIQ
- a CDS encoding NTP transferase domain-containing protein: MKGVILAGGLGTRMYPLTKITNKHLLPVYNKPMIYYPLQTLINAGIEDILIVTGGNNAGDFLRLLGNGNEFGLKHINYTYQEGEGGIAAALSLAEFFAAKDKICVILGDNVIEKNIRRAVEIFGRQKEGAKIMIKEVLDPQRFGVPVLEGDKIVKIEEKPKVPKSKYSVTGIYMYDNTVFDIIKTLKPSGRGELEITDVNNAYIERGQLTWEILDGWWTDAGTFDSLLRASQLVAETGANKLD
- a CDS encoding dTDP-4-dehydrorhamnose 3,5-epimerase family protein — translated: MIAGVKVERLKVIPDERGRLMEILRSDDEIFNKFGQVYMTTTYPNVVKAWHYHKIQTDNVAVVKGMLKLVLYDQREGSPTKGEINEFFIGEHNPILVQIPKEVYHGWMCISETEAIVINIPTEVYNREEPDEHRIHPHDNDIPYEWARKDG
- the rfbB gene encoding dTDP-glucose 4,6-dehydratase codes for the protein MAEEKTILVTGGCGFIGSNFIHYMVEKYQSYRIINLDKLTYCGNLDNLCELIHHPHYTFIKGDIADREKVRRILQKERVDVIVNFAAESHVDRSIEDPDLFLRTNILGTQVLLEGAQEMEVPLFIQISTDEVYGSLGPTGLFRETTYLRPNSPYAASKAAADLLVRAYIKTYGMAAIITRCSNNYGPYQFPEKLIPLMISNALEDKELPIYGDGLNVRDWIYVEDHCRAIDLILHNGSSGEIYNIGAACERTNLQVIRTILETLNKPESLIRFVKDRPGHDRRYAMNSSKLQEELGWQPEVRFEEGIKQTINWYIDHQDWWQRIKTGEYMEYYERMYGNR
- a CDS encoding PxxKW family cysteine-rich protein yields the protein MVCQTVKAGTECIFMGKNGCTYNGGKCYPIVEECRGCDRVVEYPTGLYCNTYSEPRLKWLNSPCSLATHVKKEQNKNNERKINPLKASKRNNIHR